GCGCAGGGTGTCCTGGTTGCTTTCCTCCACCTCGCCCTGGCGCACCAGGGTGGTGGTGGTGTCCACCGGGACGGTGGGCTGGCTCGCGAGGTAGCGCCCCGCCCCGTCCTTGCTGAGACTCGCGGCGTTCTCGACGTTCTCCACCCGCAGGCGGTCGAGCCGCACGCCGTCCACCACCACGTCGCCATCGGCCTGCACCTCGAGGGTGGCGTGCCGGAGCGGGATCGCGATGGGGCCGTTCTCGCCCAGCAGCAGGTTGCCGTGCCGGTCGCTCAGGCGGTTGGCCCCGTCGAGGGCCAGTGAGCCGCCCCGGGTGAGCCGCTCGCCCCCCTGCTCCAGCCGGACCACGAAGAAGCCGGGCCCGTCCAAGGCCAGGTCGAGCGGCCGCCCCGTCTGCTGCATGGCGCCCTGCGAGAGGTCGGTCCGGGTCACTGGCACCGGGAAGGTCGCGTCGCCGATCAGCCGCGCCGACATCACGTCCGCCTTGAACGCCTCGGTCTCGCTGTTGGCGAGGTTGTTCGCCGTCAGCGCCTGCATCCTGGTGTAGAAGCTCAGGGTCTGAGCGGTGCTGCGGAGCGCGTTGAGGCCCATCGGTGCATCCTCCTGGTTCCCGCCGAGGAGGGGCAATCGCCATGCCCCGATAGACCCGCCCGGCGGAGATTGCTAAGCCAATGCCTTGTAAGGGTTTCGCCCGGAGGCCAGGGGCGTGGCCCGGGGCTTCGCAGGGAGCACAGGCTGCCGGGACCGGAAACTCTTTCCCGTCGGGGCGGCAGGGCTGGGCGCGGGCCGGCCGATGGCCACCCGGACCGCGTCCTGGGAGAGCTGGAACCGGCGCGCCACTTCGGGCACCCGCTCCCCGCCGTGGGCGGCCTCGCGCAGCCGGCGGCTGAGCATCGAGATGGCCGGCGCGGCGGCGGCGCGGCGCGCGACGGCGCCGCGCGCGGGGGGACGACCCGCGCGGCGGCGGGGCGCCTCGGCCCGGTGCCGCACCAGCAGCAGCACCAGCAGGGTGAGCGTGAGGCCGGCGGCCGCCACGAGCAGCAGGTCGGCGACGGGGCCCGTGAGGTCGATCGTGCCCAGCCAGCCGCCGGCGAAGGCCGCCACGGTGGCGAGGGCGGCCCCGACGACGGGCGCGGCCCGCCGCGCCAGGGCGAGTCCCTCCGGGGCGTACGGCGCGAGCGACAGCAGCACGAAGATGGCGAGGAAGCCGGCCACCAGGCGGCGCATCATGGGGGTCATGCCACGTCCTCCGACGGGGACATCCGCTGCCGCAGCCGCTTGAGCGCCTGGGTGCGGATCTGCGAGACGCGGGACTCGGTCACGTGCAGCACCTCGGCGATCTGCCGGAGGTTGAGTTCCTCGTAGTAGTACAGCGCCAGCACCGTCCGCTCCTTGGGCGGGAGCATGGCGATGGCCTGCTTGAGGGTCGCCACGGTCTCCTGCTCACCGAGGGCCTCGCCGGGCAGGCGCACCGACTGGTCGGGCAGGGTCTCCTCGAGGGAGGCCGCCTCGGCGTGGTCGAGCGTGACGCTGCCGTCGAGCGAGACCAGCACCGCGCCGTCGACCTCCTCGCGCCAGCGCCAGTAGGTCTCCATGTCGAGCGAGAGGGCGCCGGCCACCTCGGTCGGCTCGGGCGAGCGGCCCAGCCGGCTCTCGAGGCTCGCCACCACGGCGGCCATCTGGCGGCCCTTGGCCCGCACCGACCGGGGCACCCAGTCGCGGCTGCGCAGCTCATCGAGGATGGCGCCCCGGATGCGCCGCATGGCGTAGGTGCTGAAGGCCAGGCCGCGGGAGAGGTCGAAGCTCTCCAGGGCCTGCACCAGGCCGAGGGTGCCGGCGCTCACCAGGTCGTCGACCTCGACGACATCGGAGACCCGCGCCGCCACCTGCCGCGCCACGTGGTGCACCAGGCCGAGGTACCGGTCGAGCAGCTGGGTGCGGGCCTCGGGATCGCCGGTGGACCGGTAGCGCTGCCACAGGGCGTCGGCGATGGGC
The Gemmatimonadota bacterium DNA segment above includes these coding regions:
- a CDS encoding flagellar hook basal-body protein, whose protein sequence is MGLNALRSTAQTLSFYTRMQALTANNLANSETEAFKADVMSARLIGDATFPVPVTRTDLSQGAMQQTGRPLDLALDGPGFFVVRLEQGGERLTRGGSLALDGANRLSDRHGNLLLGENGPIAIPLRHATLEVQADGDVVVDGVRLDRLRVENVENAASLSKDGAGRYLASQPTVPVDTTTTLVRQGEVEESNQDTLRGVVDLVTIQRAYAANVDSLKALDGVLANVVNEVGKVG
- a CDS encoding FliA/WhiG family RNA polymerase sigma factor, with translation MKRNESTTQAPQPIADALWQRYRSTGDPEARTQLLDRYLGLVHHVARQVAARVSDVVEVDDLVSAGTLGLVQALESFDLSRGLAFSTYAMRRIRGAILDELRSRDWVPRSVRAKGRQMAAVVASLESRLGRSPEPTEVAGALSLDMETYWRWREEVDGAVLVSLDGSVTLDHAEAASLEETLPDQSVRLPGEALGEQETVATLKQAIAMLPPKERTVLALYYYEELNLRQIAEVLHVTESRVSQIRTQALKRLRQRMSPSEDVA